Genomic DNA from Equus asinus isolate D_3611 breed Donkey chromosome 10, EquAss-T2T_v2, whole genome shotgun sequence:
AATCCCCACAACACCCAGGCCCCATTCCGCCCGGGTTCATCGGCGTCTCCCCCGCGGCCGAGCCCATCTCGTTTTCTCAGAATCGGGGTTTTGTTCTCAGACGAACGAATGCGGATCAAAGCGCATCGAATCCGAGGGTCCCGGATGGGGGGCGGCGGGGGGTTGCGTAGGAGGGAccccgggcgggggcggggcgcgctgGGACTGGGTCAGGAAGGCCGGCGCGGGCTGCTCGGGGCGCCCCAACGGGCGGCCTGCCCTGGGCGCTGTGATGGGCCGCGGGCCGGGTCCCTAAGGAGGGCGTGTGGGTGCGCGGCGGGTGCGCAGGACCCGTCCTACCCGGTGACCCCCTCCTCCCTCGGCAGGCGGACGCCGCGGGCATGGACTATTCGTACGACGAGGACCTGGACGAGCTGTGCCCCGTGTGTGGGGACAAGGTGTCCGGCTACCACTACGGGCTGCTCACATGCGAGAGCTGCAAGGTGAGCAGGCGGCGGGGCCGGGCTAGGGGGCGGGCTCGCGGAGCGCCCCGGGGAGCCCTGCGCGGGCACCGAGCGGCCGGGACCCCCCGCGCTGACGCCCCGCTCCCCCAGGGCTTCTTCAAGCGCACAGTGCAGAACAACAAGCACTACACGTGCACCGAGAGCCAGAGCTGCAAGATCGACAAGACGCAGCGCAAGCGCTGTCCCTTCTGCCGCTTCCAGAAGTGCCTGACGGTGGGGATGCGCCTGGAAGGTGCGCGCGCCGCGCCCGGGCCTCGGACCCGCGACCGCTGACGGCGACAGGGcgtgggggtgggagaaggggtgaggggagggcgcCACTGGCCGTGAAGTTTCTGGGGCCGACGATTGGCCCCTGGCGGGACGTTAGGGCCCTGATCTCTGCGGGGGACGGGTGAGAACTGTTGTCGGTCCGGGAGGGGAGATGCATGCTGGAAGAGCCTGGATTGGGTTAGAAGTATTTGGAAGTGAACCCCAGGGAGAtgagcctgtccccagcccttGGCAGAGGTGGGCAGCACAGGGCAGCGCCTCTGAGCTCCTCCTTCTGTGAGGTGTTGCACTGACACCTAACCCAGCCAGAGCCACGCCGTTCAATACCTTTACAGAGTGCAAGTCCCAGCGCAACCCCTTACAGTCTgggtgacattgggcaagttcgTTAACCTCTCTGAGCGGCAGATTCCAAGTTTGAAAAATGGAGCTAATAGTAGTGCCTTCCTTTTGAGTTAGTGCGAGAGAACTGCGTGAAAAGCTCCTAGCACGTGCCTGGCTCAGAGCGAACGCTCCCCAGGTTCCCTGTCATGATCGTTATCATCTGTCCATCTTCGCTGCGCTGCCCTCCCTCATCCAGCCCACCCCTGTGTGCGTCTCTTGGCCCTTCCGAAAGACTCCCTCAGTTCACTCACTCAGCGGGTGAGATTCCTGCCGGCAGGGTTTCTCAGCCAGGCCCTGAGAGGGCGGGGGAGTGGGGAACAACTGCCCCCGAGGACCCAGGCCCATCCttgcctccccctcccagctctcGGTCCAGAGGGGAGGAGAAGCGGTTGAGCAGGAAAGACTCAAGCTCTCCGGCGTGGACAGTCGTAGGTTTCCACCCCGCCGGCCCCAGCCGGGCTGTGCGCCCAGCAGACAGCTGTTGGCTCCAGGAGAAGGCCCCTCGAGGCTCTGAGAGATGCCCCCTAGAGGAGGGACTCCTGTATTCGAGGGGGAGCCCCTGtcctgtccccagagcccagacCCCAGCTCCAGGTCCTGAGGGGCCAGGAGAGCAGGTTGGGTGAGCAGCAGAAACCCCTGGTGGGGCAGGAGTGAGTGGAGCCGGGCTGCCCAGGCCCTGCAGGAGGACTGGTGGGGAGCCCCGCCCCCTCTGTCctgttctctcccttctcccGGAGCCCAGGGTGGGATCCTGTAAGCAGGGGCTGGGGCCACTCTACAGCTGCAGAGACGCACCTGTTGGGTCTGGCTGGTGACACATTCTTGGCCAAGCGGAGGGACATCTGGTCAGCAAGGGAGGTCCCTTCCCCCAGCATAGAGCCCCGGCCAGCCCTAAACTCAGCTTCAGATTTGGAGGCAGTGGGGGGAGCCTCAGTCATTTGGCAACAGGGGTCTGACGGAGTCAGGCAGTCAGTCAAGGAGCAGCTGGACACTGAGGGCCCAGCTGTGAACAAGGCTGACCAGGGCGCACTTCCTGTCACTGTCTCCCTGCCAGGCCCCAGGGTGGGCTCCTGAACCCATTGCTGAGCCCCCAGGAGCTCTCAGCCTGGGTCACGTGGCATGATTTCACTCAGCAGGATGAGAATGGGCAAGAGGCAAGACATCTGGGGCAAGAACATCCCAGGATTCTGTCTGGGATGAATCCAGGAATACTTCCTGGAGGTGGTGACCTCAGGGCTGGATGTTCGACAGGCATGAGCGAAGGAAAGGGTTTGAGGCAGAAGGAATATCAAAGACAGGGTGGAGGACGGAGGAGAAGTGCCCAGCAGAGCAGCAGAGAGATGAGTGAGGTGGAGTGCGAAAAACAAAAGGTCTCGTGAGGGATAACCTGGAAAGTGAACacagccttgaatgccaggctaaggAGATGGACTTCATCCACAGGCACGGGGAGCCATGAAAGATGCTGAGCCGGGGAGGGACGCAGTGAGATCTGTTGGGGAAAGATCTGTGAGTGGGGCAGCATGGTGGGTAGCTCGGAGGCAGTGAGTCTGaccctctgcctctgcccacaGCCGTGCGTGCTGACCGCATGCGGGGTGGCCGGAACAAGTTTGGGCCCATGTACAAGCGGGACCGGGCCCTGAAGCAGCAAAAGAAGGCACAGATTCGAGCCAATGGCTTCAAGCTGGAGACAGGCCCCCCAATGGGGGTACcccctccgccccctcccccaccggaCTACATGCTGCCCCCCGGCCTGCATGTGCCTGAGCCCAAGGGCCTGGCCTCTGGTCCacctgctgggccactgggcgACTTTggggccccagccctgcccatggCCGTGCCCAGCACCAATGGGCCCCTGGCTGGCTACCTCTATCCTGCCTTCCCTGGCCGTGCCATCAAGTCTGAGTACCCGGAGCCCTACACCAGCCCTCCGCAGCCTGGGCCACCCTATGGCTACCCAGAGCCCTTCTCCGGGGGGCCTGGCGTGCCCGAGCTCATCCTGCAGCTGTTGCAGCTGGAGCCGGACGAGGACCAGGTTCGGGCGCGCATCATCGGCTGCCTGCAGGAACCAGCCAAAGGCCGCCCCGACCAGCCTGCGTCCTTCAACCTCCTGTGCAGGATGGCCGACCAGACCTTCATCTCCATCGTGGACTGGGCACGCAGGTGCATGGTCTTCAAGGAGTTGGAGGTGAGTCCCTCCTCCCACCTGGCTGGCCGCTGCGTGGGGGCTGTCCTCTCAGCGGCCCAAGCCTCAGTCTCAGTCGCTCCTTGGATGCAGCCATCCTGCCCACTGGCTTCCGGCAGCATCTGGGGACAGGGAGGCCACACTGGAGACACTGAGGAATGTTTCTGGTCTGTCGCAGCCTTCCtggcccctctcctgcctccttgccCACCCCCCGCCTTCTGTCTcttgagtctctctctctcacagcctctgcctctgtctttctgTTGTCTCTCTCCCCGGTgtgctgtctctctgcctctctgtgtttctccagccccttctggctctgtctgtttctctcccAGGCTGGGTCTTAGTAGGCATTTCTCTCTCTGAGACCCTGGGCTCCCCGAGAGGACCAGTGGAGTCCTGGGGAGAGTCTCCGGCTGCCCCAGCCCAGTGTCAGGAAGAGGGTGCAATCATCCTGTCCTCCCATCTGGAGAAGCCACCATTCCCAGGCAGCCGCACATGTCACAGGTGGGGTCTTAGCGTCTCAGAGTTTGGGATGCTTGTGGGCCTTCTCCTTCGCAGCTAAGGTGAAAGATCTTACTGTCCCCACGTCTCTCATGCATGACAGTCGGAGCCACGTGTGAGGGTGTGTGTCTGAGTGCAGGGGGGCCAGGTGGGAGGGTAGCTGGCAGATTGCAGGGCCTGCCATCCATCTTCCAGGTGGGGCAGGCTTCCTCTACTGCAAGGCCTTCCATCCCCCTGGGTTGAAGTACCTGAAGCTAAAGTAAGCAGGCAAGCAGCGGGAGAGACTGGGGCCAGACAGATCAGAACTTCCCAGTCATCCACCTAGTGGTGTGAAGGGCCCAATGCCTGGGAGCCGCCCCTTTGGTGCCCTGGCTCCCTGTGATCAGGGTGTTCTGCCAACCTCAGGCCCCCCAAGCCTAGTCCAGGCCCATCTTCCCTGGTCCGGGCACAGCCGCTCTTCAGTCCAGACCTCTCTATGTTTCCCTTtcccgggctggccccctggctgttCTGGGGCTGGGTGTAAACAGCGGGGCCTCTTGCCCTCCCTGCCGGGGCCGCTGCAGCCTTGAGCAGCATTGTCAGTGCTGACGCCACTCAGGCCTGGGCTTCCTCCAGGGACACGTGGCCGGATGGGCAGGGGGCACTGCCTGCCCAGGCTGGGCACGGGGGATAAGGTGAGGGTGGGCCCTCTGAGCCCTTGAGACACcatggggctgggggcctgggctaCTCTGGGAGTCAGGAATTGGCGGTGATGGCTCCTGCTGCTTCTGTGGAGGACCTGTCGTGGCCGAGGCCCGGGGATGTGCCATGTGTCTGTCTTGGGGGGgacttcttcctctgccccctcTCTGGGCCGACCTCATGGATGGGACAAGAGACAGGGCCTTGAACAATCCCATCTGCCTTCCCCTCATGGCTGGAGGCCCTGGTGGGGGACGTGGAGCCCGGGACCCTTGGGTTGGTTGCCAGCTTCCCCTCCAGATTTCCCATGAGCTCCCAGTGCAGGGGGAGGAAGAGCAGCGCGTTCCTGGCTTTCCAGAACCCGGGAGGGATCCAGGGGCAGGGCACTTCCTCCGGCCGCCTTCCTGGTCTCTCGGGGTTTTTCACGCAGGATGGGAAGGGCTTTTGTCCCAggtttgctgagtgttttttcctgcttctggCTTCTCTGTGGTCCAAACCTTCCTGCTTCCCCTTCCCAGAGTCTCTGAATTGAGCCCAGGAATATGAACCAGGTCGCTACCCTCTGTAAGGGAGGCTTGCAGATAAGTACCAGCCTAATCCTTAGAAAGTCTCTCATCAGCCATGTAGAACTTCTTTCCCACTGTTGAGCCCTGGGCTGGTGTCTGGCGCAAagctggaggtggggaggcagAAAAGTGGGAGGGGTGCTGAGTGACCCTGTTCTCCCTTTGGCTAACCGTTGATCCCCTCACCTTCAGGCAGGACACATCTTAGCAGACAGCAGAGGGGGCTCCCCAGCTCTGAGAGTGGGGCAGCTCttgggctgggcagtggggacaCTGAAATGAATTGGATCCCGGAGGCTGCCAGGCCAGAGGAGGAGACATACATTCACATGGATAATGCCAGCACAGGGCGCCCAGGGCTCTGAGAGCAATGGAAAGCAGCCGAGGGAGCCCAGCAGGAGGGCAGATGGCTCTGTGTAAGGAAGTCAGGGAAGGTTTCTTTGATCTGCACCTTTCCAGAAAGCAGCCTGAGGTTAAGGGCATTCCAGGAAGTGGGAACAGCATAGGCAGAGGTCCAGAAGTGTGGAAAGGCATCATGTGTCGGGGAGTTCCAGGCAGTCCTATGAGGCAGGGCTGGAGAGGTTGGCAGGGTCAGAGGCAGAGCTTGGACCAGGAGTGCATCCTCTGGCAGTGGGTGATGGACAACCTTCCAGGGCAGGCTGGGACCCCACATCCTGCAGCAGGGAGGGCTCTCACCACAGA
This window encodes:
- the NR5A1 gene encoding steroidogenic factor 1 isoform X1 — protein: MRKLRTAEGRTFAQASSEETWQGRARSCLQALTPGLGRSPPTFALTHLHAATRPSPRRSWADAAGMDYSYDEDLDELCPVCGDKVSGYHYGLLTCESCKGFFKRTVQNNKHYTCTESQSCKIDKTQRKRCPFCRFQKCLTVGMRLEAVRADRMRGGRNKFGPMYKRDRALKQQKKAQIRANGFKLETGPPMGVPPPPPPPPDYMLPPGLHVPEPKGLASGPPAGPLGDFGAPALPMAVPSTNGPLAGYLYPAFPGRAIKSEYPEPYTSPPQPGPPYGYPEPFSGGPGVPELILQLLQLEPDEDQVRARIIGCLQEPAKGRPDQPASFNLLCRMADQTFISIVDWARRCMVFKELEVADQMTLLQNCWSELLVFDHIYRQVQHGKEGSILLVTGQEVELTTVAAQAGSLLHGLVLRAQELVLQMHALQLDRQEFVCLKFLILFSLDVKFLNNHSLVKDAQEKANTALLDYTLCHYPHCGDKFQQLLLCLVEVRALSMQAKEYLYHKHLGNEMPRNNLLIEMLQAKQT
- the NR5A1 gene encoding steroidogenic factor 1 isoform X2 — translated: MDYSYDEDLDELCPVCGDKVSGYHYGLLTCESCKGFFKRTVQNNKHYTCTESQSCKIDKTQRKRCPFCRFQKCLTVGMRLEAVRADRMRGGRNKFGPMYKRDRALKQQKKAQIRANGFKLETGPPMGVPPPPPPPPDYMLPPGLHVPEPKGLASGPPAGPLGDFGAPALPMAVPSTNGPLAGYLYPAFPGRAIKSEYPEPYTSPPQPGPPYGYPEPFSGGPGVPELILQLLQLEPDEDQVRARIIGCLQEPAKGRPDQPASFNLLCRMADQTFISIVDWARRCMVFKELEVADQMTLLQNCWSELLVFDHIYRQVQHGKEGSILLVTGQEVELTTVAAQAGSLLHGLVLRAQELVLQMHALQLDRQEFVCLKFLILFSLDVKFLNNHSLVKDAQEKANTALLDYTLCHYPHCGDKFQQLLLCLVEVRALSMQAKEYLYHKHLGNEMPRNNLLIEMLQAKQT